The Anaerolineales bacterium region TAGCCACGCCCGCGATGATCGGAACCATACTGCGCGACTTCGCCTTTGGCGGCGCGGTTTGCGGCGTTGAATACGGAGTCTGTTGCGGCGCGCTCTCGACCATCGTCCCTTTGTATGCGGGCTGGGGACTACTTTCCACCACGGTTCCTCTCGGAACTGCAACGGGTTCAACGGTGGTGGCTTTCGCGCCCTTCATCATTGTCGGCGTTTCTTCTACCATCGTCGAGCGCGCCGAAGGGATGGGACCCGCGGCGCGTCCAGCCAGCGCGTTGCGTAACGCAGCCGCCATTTGTGCGGCGGTTTGGTATCTATCGTTCGGATCTTTCGCCAGCGCCTTGTTGATGATCGCCACGAGGCTATCCGGCACATCCGGGTTGAGTTTCTGCGGGTTTGGCACCGGATCGTTGATGTGCATCATCATCAACGTCATGGCTGAATCGGCTTCGAAGGGCGGATGTCCGCTGACCATTTCGAACAACGTCACGCCGAGCGAATAAATATCCGTGCGGCGGTCCGGTTGCTCGCCTTTGATCTGCTCCGGCGACATGTACATCGCTGTTCCCACGACCGCGCCGGTGGCGGTGTGTCGTTGGCTTCCGACGATCTTCGCGATGCCGAAATCCATGAGGATGACCTGACCAAGCGTGTTCAGCATCAGGTTGGCAGGTTTGATGTCGCGGTGAATCATCCCGCGCTGATGGGCGTAATCCACCGCATCGCAGGCGCTCGCCATGTATTCCATTGCTTTGGTGGGAGAAAGTTTCCGTCCGCTATCGTTGAGCCGCTTGAGGTGATCCTGAATCGTTTCGCCCGGCACGAACTCCAAGACCATGTAATACAGGTCGAGATCGTCATCCTTGTTGAAATCATGCACTTGGATGATGCCGTGATGCCGCAACTGAGCCACCCCGGCGGCTTCCTCTTCGAACCGTTTGACGAAATCCGGGTCGGTGGATAGGTGCGGGTGAATGACCTTGATCGCCACCACGCGCTTCAAGTTAGGGTCGGTGGCTTTGTACACCGCCGACATGCCGCCTTGCCCAAGCATCTCCTCGATAACGTAGCGTTTGCCGAGGGTCTTTCCGATCAATGAAGATTTAGCCATTTCATTCTCTCCAAAATGAAAACTGCGCTGTCGTCGGATGATTCCGAACGCATTCTTTCATGATAACACAAATCGTTTTTTGGATTTGCCCCGCTTCTGTTCATATGGTAATTGAACTACCGCATGAACGCCCGCCGCAGCGCGATATATTGTCTCGCGTTACGGCTATTGCCCGATCAAATACAGCCAACCGTTATCGAACTGGCATTGCGTCTTGCGCCCCGATTCGCTCAACGCCACCATGGCGATAAATCCTTTTTCAAAGATCTTGTCCGATTTTTTATATGCCTGCAAGCGCTGTTGGTATTGATATTGCATCTGGCTGACGACATTGTCGTATTCAGCCTTGTTCTGGTTGTATTGCGCCATCGCTTGGGGATCGTTATTGGCGGGGCGTTCCGGCTCCGGCGGCAGGATGGGAAGCTTGGGCGGCTGGGTCGGGTCCACTTCACCGATCAGCGTGTCGTTGGTGTAGATGTAGAACGTGGTGCCGCGCCCGACAACGGTCAAGCGGTTGGTGGCTAGGTTTTCCCAACTGAAACTTTTATCCTTGTAACGCGCGTAGATATCCTGATACGTAACCACTTCGCCGTTCGCCATCGTCGCGAACAACACGTGTCCGCTTGCCACGCGGGTCATGATGACCATGTATTGATTCAACGCGGCAGTGTTCCCGTCCGAACGCAGGACGAACCCGCAACCGGCGATACTGCCCACAATATCCCACGTGATGTCCATCGAAACGACGAAATCTGCCGCGACCGTTCCGATGAAATAATTGATGTATTCGAATTGACGATAACCGGACGCGTCGAGCGTGACGGGAGGGTGGACCCAGCCTAGCCGCCCCTCCGCCGGGTCAACGCCGTATTTTGGCAGTTCCGCCAGCCGCGGCGCGAACGCCTCGGCGGTGGCGGTCAGTTGCGCTGGTTTGGATTGACTCTCGGCGATCGCTTGCGCGGTCTGCGCGGCGGAGTCTGCGGCTTGTCCTTGCGAGGCTTCCGCGGTGCCGGTCGCCAGCACCGACGTGCTGATCGCCTGGGCGGTGAGGTCCGCCGACGATGGACCCGAGCCAACTCCACAGGCGAGAGAAGCGATTGTCAAAACGAGGAAAAAGGCTAAAAGCCGGTAGGTCCGCATGGGGTTAGATCACATCTTTCCGTTTTTGCAGATATAAAATGGCAACGAAGAGGACCAAGCAGATAAAGCCCTGCACAACCCACGTGAAGCCGACCTTGCCATAATACGCGACCGTGTCTTGCTTGTCCACGTACATGAACGGGAAGTTGCTGTAGAAATTTCTTACCACGCCCTCGGCCGGCGCGACCGCCACTTGCAGTTCGGCGCGTTTCGTTTCGTAAGAGACGCGGTCTTTTTGATATTGCTCGACTTGCAACTTGTAGGCATTGATCTCCGCTTCGTATGCCTGTAATTTTGCGAAGAACTCCGCCATGGCGATGTTATCGGATTGGTTTTCCGGTTCGACCGGACGGACAGGCTCGGGAGGCAGGGGTGGAGGTTCCACCGGGAGAGGTTCGTCTATCGCCGCGATCTTGAACTTGCCCAACCCCGGATGATTGCACGATTCTTCTTTGAGCATGTTGACGCCCATGCACAGACAGCCCTGCGCCAATTTATCTTCGATGGTCATCGCGTTCTGCACATCCGAAGGAAGTTTCCAGCATACATCGCGGGCAACATCCGAGCCGGGTCCCGTGATGCTCATCAACGCCTCGAACGCCCAGCGCGTGGAGGTGAACGAGGTGATGAAGCCCGGCACGGGAATCAACGCGCCGCCCAGCACGATCTGCGGCAGCATGAGGATGATCACCATCAGCGGCGCGGAACTGGCGTTCGGCGCGAGCGCGGAGGCGAAGAGTCCCAGCATCATTCCGGCGAGCGTGGCGAGCGTCATCGTGATGTAGATCTGCGCGAACTCCAGCGCGCCGCCGGGCATTTTGAACGCCAGGTAATGTACGATGGTATACGCTGCCGCCTGATAAAAAGCCAGCAGAGCCGCCACCCAGATCTTCGACATCACGTAGGGCAATATTTTCAAGTTGACGAGTCTTTCCCGTCGGTAGATATCCGCTTCTTTGACGATCTCGCGCATTTGCGAGATGCCGCCTACCATCACGCCGTAGATGGTCATGAGGAACAAGGTGATCATCACCCGCGCGATATCGCCGTCTTGGAAACTGAACGGATCGCGCCCCATGACGGCGGATAACACCACGTCGAGCAGACTCACCAGCGGGGCGGTCGCAAGCATCAGCCCGAGGGCGAATTTGTCGCGCGTGAGAATTTTGATGTTCCGCGCCGAAAGCACGAAGAATTGTTTGAGCGACGAAACTTTCCTTGCGTTGACTTTCGCCGCAGGTTGCGGCTTTCGCCCGGCATCTTGAACCGTCGGCGCGCCTTCGGGGGAGAGTTTCCCGGCGAGCGGCTTGACGACATACTCCTGATACGCTTTGCTCTCGCGGTACCGCTGTGCCCATTCCGGCGCTTTGCCTTTGCTTTGGTCGTCAAGGATGGCGTAAATTTCGTCGAACTCGATCTTGCCGGCGCGGCGGTCGCGTTCGGAGCGGTGTTTATCGAAGTATGCCAGCGCTTCATCCGGTGGACCGAACCATGCGAGGTAGCCGCCGCGTGCGAGAAAGATCACTTTATCGGCGAGCATCACGTTTTTCGTGGCGTGTGTGATGAGGATGATCGTGCGCCCCTGATCAGCGAGACGGCGCATGAGTTGCATGAGCGCGGTCTCGGTGCCCGGGTCGAGACCGGAGGTCGGCTCATCGAGGAAGAAAAGACCGGGTTTGGTGAGCAGTTCGACCCCGATGGAGACGCGTTTTTGTTGTCCGCCGCTCAAGCCGCTGATCTGCACATCCTTGCGATGGGTGAGGTCGAGGTCCGCAAGCACTTCCATCACGCGTTTGTGGCGTTCTTCCTTCGAGGTGTCTGCGGGCATACGCAACTGCGCCGCGTAATCCAACGCTTGATAGACCGTCAACTCCATGTGGATGATGTCTTTTTGCGGCACGAAGCCGATCTCGTTGCGGATCGAGTCGAAGTGGGTGTAAATGTCCGTATCGTTGACGAAAACTTTAGATGGCGGCGTGGCAGGACGATAGCCCGCCACCGCGTCCACGAACGTGGATTTACCTCCGCCGCTTTGCCCGACCACGACGATGAATTCGCGCGGCTTGAATGCCACCGAAATATTTTGCAGAATATTCAGGTCTTTTCGCACCCATTTGTTCAACCCAACCACATCTACTTTCAGCCCCTTGCTGTCGTCGAACTGGGCGAGTTGATCTGTGCCTAGAACGAAGCGATATTGCCCGATGCGCACCGTGTCGTTCGGTTTCAGCCAGAGCGAACCGTCCACTTTTTCGCCGTTGACGAACACGCCGTTGGAACTCCGCAGGTCTTCGATACGATAGCGTTGACCGACTTTTTGCACTTGCGCGTGGAAGCGCGAGATGTTCGGCGAGGGCAGCACAACGTCGTTGCTGGGGTCGCGTCCGATCTGGATCAGGTTCTTCTCGCCGAAGACGATGTCGCGTTCCAGTTGCTGCGAGGCTTCCGCTGGCGCGTCGTAAGCGAGCGTGACCATCACGCCGGGATCTTGTCCGCCGATGCGCAATACGTCGCTGTGACGTAGCTCGCGCGAACCTTCGAGTTGGCGTCCCTCGAAGAAAACCGGGTTCTTCGCCTCCGGCAGGATAGTCAGCTTGTATCCGCCTTCGCTTGCCTGTTCGATGCGCGCATGGTGACCCGAAACGATGGGCGAAGGGATGGCGATGTCGTTGTCTTCGAGGCGTCCGAGGGTATAGGTTGAACGCGTCAACGGATAATTTTTGGGGTTTTCACCAGCGATGGTGACGATCAACTGCCGCGGACCAGCTTTGACCGGGATGACCGGTTCATCCCCGATGGTGGTCTGCATCACATGCGAGGGCGCGGAAGGCATCGGCGTGGGTGGGCGCATGGCGGTTTTCCCCGCTTCTGCGGCTTCCTCTTCGACGGGCGTGGAATATCTCAGCGTGATCGCCTGCCCAAGCCGAACTTCGTCGCCGTGTTGGAGTTTGCGCCGCCCGATCAACCGGTCGCCGTTGACGAATGTGCCGTTGCTGGAGCCGAGGTCTTCGATGATGTATCCATCGCCTTCCAGCATCACGCGCGCGTGGCGGCGCGAGACCGCTGGCGTGGCGATGACGATGTCCACGCCGTCGTCGCGGCCGATCACGTACTCCGAGCGGACTAATTCAAATTCTTTGGGAGGGGCGCTGCTTTGGGCGTTGACTAAAGTCAACTTGAAACTGCCTGATGTGGTCACGGGTCTGTTCCTTGTGTGCTGATATGGTTTCGACAGACGATCAGTTCCAAAAATAAAAAATTCTTCCTGTTTCCGCCCTCGATTCCAGACCTACCGCTGGACAATGAAAAGATTATACGGTTGCGAAAGAGGTGTGTCAAGGAAACTTTTGGGCTGTGAAGCGAGCCATGCTTTTATGATATAACATGAAATCAATCGGATACCGAAGGTCGAATTTATGCGTTCATTCTTTCAGAAACATCGTGTTCCCGGCACGTTACTCGACCTCTTGCGGATGAGGGCGGATGAGCAACCGGACCATCTCGCCTATCGCTATTTGCAAGACAACGAAGCGGATATCCTCACAACCACGTACGGTGAACTGGACCGCCGCGCCCGCGCCATCGGCGCGTGGTTGGATAGTCATCACGCGCGCGGCGAACGCGTCCTGCTCCTTTACCCCGCTGGACTCGATTACATCGCTTCTTTTTTCGGATGTTTGTATGCTGGCGCGGTGGCGGTCCCCGCGTACCCTCCGCGTTTGAACCGACCCGTCCCGCGCATCCAAGCCATCGTCGCGGATTCGCAGGCGAAGTTTGCGCTCACCACCTCCGCCATTTTGCATAACATCGAACAGCGCTTCGAACAATCGCCCGACCTGCACGCGTTAAGCTGGTTAAACACCGAGCAGGTCCCCCCGGCGTTAGAAGCGGAGTGGCGCGATCCAAACATCAACGCGGACACGCTTGCCTTCCTCCAATACACGTCTGGCTCGACGAGTCAACCGAAGGGAGTCATGCTCACGCATGGCAATCTTCTGCACAACCTCAAAGCCATCCGCCACGGCTTTCAAATTGACTCAACCGATTCGGGTGCGTTCTGGCTCCCGAGTTATCACGACATGGGCTTGATCGGCGGCATCCTCGAACCGTTGTATATCGCGTGTCCATCCACGTTGATGTCGCCTGTTTCGTTTTTGCAGAAACCCTTTCGCTGGCTCGACGCCATCAGCAAATACAAAGCGACGACGAGCGGCGCGCCGAATTTTGCTTACGACCTTTGCGTGGACAAGATCACGCAAGAGCAACTTGAGACGCTAGACTTGAGCGCGTGGAAACTCGCCTTCTGCGGCGCCGAACCGATTCGCCCTGAGACGCTCGAACGCTTCGCGCGGACCTTCGGGTTGGTCGGCTTTCGGAAGTCTTCTTTCTACCCCTGCTTCGGCATGGCGGAAAGTACGCTCATCGTTTCGGGAGGCGACGGTCCCGCTGAGCCGCGCACGTTGACGGTTGATCGCAAAGCGCTTGAGCGCGACCAAGTTGCGACTGCTTCGCCCGACGATGCAAACGCGTTGACGATGGTCAATTGCGGCAAATCCATTGTTGACCAGCGAATCATCATTGTCAATCCATCCACTTTGATTCGCTGTGAGGAAAACGAAGTCGGCGAAATTTGGGTGACGGGTCCCAGCGTGGCGAAGGGCTACTGGAGACTCGAAGATGAAACGCGTTACACATTCGGCGCACACACAGCTGACACGAACGACGGTCCCTTCATGCGGACGGGCGATCTCGGCTTTTTGCAAAACAGCGAACTGTTCATCACAGGTCGCTTGAAGGATTTGATCATTATCCACGGGAGCAACCATTATCCGCAAGATATTGAATTGACCGTTGAAGCGAGTCACCCCGCGTTGCAATCGAGCGCAGGCGCGGCGTTCTCGGTGAGTGAAAACGGAAAAGAACAACTCGTCATCGTGCAAGAAGTGACTCGGCAAGGACGGCAAGCCGATGTGAACGAAGTCGCCTCTGCGATTCGACAAGCCGTTGCAGAGAAGCACGACCTGCAAGTCTTCGCCATCGCGCTTGTCAAGCCGATGAGCATCCCCAAAACCTCCAGCGGAAAGATCCAACGCCGCGCAACGAAAGCTGATTTTTTGAATGGCCAGTTGGATATTGTGGGTGAGTGGCGGCAGAGTCCCCTCTCCCAGCGGGAGAGGGCTAGGGTGAGGGAGAATTCCGAAGATCACACAGCAACATCCAACCCCTCCTCACAAACCATTCAATCCTTCCTCCTCGCGCGCGTCGCCTCCATCCTCGAAATGGACGCGTCCGCGATTGACCCGCGCCAACCGTTCACCTATTACGGACTCGGCTCAGTGCAAGCCGTGAGTCTCACAGGCGATCTCGAATCGTTCCTCAGTCGCAAACTTTCGCCCACCCTCGCATGGGATTACCCGACGATCGAATCGTTATCGAATTTTTTGGCGAACGATTCACAGCCTGCAAAAATTTCAACCCCTCAACCAACGTTCAACA contains the following coding sequences:
- a CDS encoding FHA domain-containing protein, with translation MTTSGSFKLTLVNAQSSAPPKEFELVRSEYVIGRDDGVDIVIATPAVSRRHARVMLEGDGYIIEDLGSSNGTFVNGDRLIGRRKLQHGDEVRLGQAITLRYSTPVEEEAAEAGKTAMRPPTPMPSAPSHVMQTTIGDEPVIPVKAGPRQLIVTIAGENPKNYPLTRSTYTLGRLEDNDIAIPSPIVSGHHARIEQASEGGYKLTILPEAKNPVFFEGRQLEGSRELRHSDVLRIGGQDPGVMVTLAYDAPAEASQQLERDIVFGEKNLIQIGRDPSNDVVLPSPNISRFHAQVQKVGQRYRIEDLRSSNGVFVNGEKVDGSLWLKPNDTVRIGQYRFVLGTDQLAQFDDSKGLKVDVVGLNKWVRKDLNILQNISVAFKPREFIVVVGQSGGGKSTFVDAVAGYRPATPPSKVFVNDTDIYTHFDSIRNEIGFVPQKDIIHMELTVYQALDYAAQLRMPADTSKEERHKRVMEVLADLDLTHRKDVQISGLSGGQQKRVSIGVELLTKPGLFFLDEPTSGLDPGTETALMQLMRRLADQGRTIILITHATKNVMLADKVIFLARGGYLAWFGPPDEALAYFDKHRSERDRRAGKIEFDEIYAILDDQSKGKAPEWAQRYRESKAYQEYVVKPLAGKLSPEGAPTVQDAGRKPQPAAKVNARKVSSLKQFFVLSARNIKILTRDKFALGLMLATAPLVSLLDVVLSAVMGRDPFSFQDGDIARVMITLFLMTIYGVMVGGISQMREIVKEADIYRRERLVNLKILPYVMSKIWVAALLAFYQAAAYTIVHYLAFKMPGGALEFAQIYITMTLATLAGMMLGLFASALAPNASSAPLMVIILMLPQIVLGGALIPVPGFITSFTSTRWAFEALMSITGPGSDVARDVCWKLPSDVQNAMTIEDKLAQGCLCMGVNMLKEESCNHPGLGKFKIAAIDEPLPVEPPPLPPEPVRPVEPENQSDNIAMAEFFAKLQAYEAEINAYKLQVEQYQKDRVSYETKRAELQVAVAPAEGVVRNFYSNFPFMYVDKQDTVAYYGKVGFTWVVQGFICLVLFVAILYLQKRKDVI
- a CDS encoding protein kinase, translating into MAKSSLIGKTLGKRYVIEEMLGQGGMSAVYKATDPNLKRVVAIKVIHPHLSTDPDFVKRFEEEAAGVAQLRHHGIIQVHDFNKDDDLDLYYMVLEFVPGETIQDHLKRLNDSGRKLSPTKAMEYMASACDAVDYAHQRGMIHRDIKPANLMLNTLGQVILMDFGIAKIVGSQRHTATGAVVGTAMYMSPEQIKGEQPDRRTDIYSLGVTLFEMVSGHPPFEADSAMTLMMMHINDPVPNPQKLNPDVPDSLVAIINKALAKDPNDRYQTAAQMAAALRNALAGRAAGPIPSARSTMVEETPTMMKGAKATTVEPVAVPRGTVVESSPQPAYKGTMVESAPQQTPYSTPQTAPPKAKSRSMVPIIAGVAIFLLCLLVGGGYLVSQLFNSPALTGEPTNPPTQPQAATEAPLAIVESPTLSVTDTPAATPTEALPPGPYVRINSITIDANNRYVVEYETFEFTESLPGMHIHFFFNTVPVENAGSPGSGPWILYGGPRPFTGYRVSDKPAAATQMCARVASSNHSLNGLESGNCVDLPPSP